From Pyxicephalus adspersus chromosome 7, UCB_Pads_2.0, whole genome shotgun sequence, a single genomic window includes:
- the LOC140334592 gene encoding hemoglobin subunit beta-3-like: MVHWTAEEKATIASIWAKVDLENDGHDALGRLLIVYPWTQRYFSTFGNLSTAAAVAGNAKVHAHGKKVLGAIDNAIHHLDNVKQTLAALSKQHADELYVDPENFKRLGEVLIVVLAAKLGAAFTPKVQATFEKFLNVLVAALSHGYN, from the exons ATGGTTCACTGGACTGCTGAAGAGAAAGCCACCATTGCCTCCATCTGGGCTAAAGTTGACCTGGAAAATGACGGTCATGATGCCCTAGGCAG gctgCTCATCGTCTATCCCTGGACACAGAGGTATTTCAGCACCTTTGGAAACCTGTCCACTGCCGCTGCCGTTGCTGGTAACGCCAAGGTCCATGCTCATGGCAAGAAGGTGCTCGGTGCCATTGACAATGCCATTCACCATCTGGATAATGTAAAACAGACCCTGGCTGCCCTCAGCAAGCAGCACGCTGATGAGCTCTATGTGGACCCTGAGAACTTCAAG CGTCTTGGTGAGGTGCTGATCGTTGTTTTGGCCGCCAAGCTGGGAGCTGCATTCACCCCTAAAGTCCAGGCTACCTTTGAGAAATTCCTTAATGTCTTGGTGGCTGCTCTGAGCCATGGCTACAACTAA
- the LOC140336105 gene encoding hemoglobin subunit beta-3-like, translating to MVHWTAEEKATIASIWAKVDLENDGHDALGRLLIVYPWTQRYFSTFGNLSTAAAVAGNAKVHAHGKKVLGAIDNAIHHLDNVKQTLAALSKQHAS from the exons ATGGTTCACTGGACTGCTGAAGAGAAAGCCACCATTGCCTCCATCTGGGCTAAAGTTGACCTGGAAAATGACGGTCATGATGCCCTAGGCAG gctgCTCATCGTCTATCCCTGGACACAGAGGTATTTCAGCACCTTTGGAAACCTGTCCACTGCCGCTGCCGTTGCTGGTAACGCCAAGGTCCATGCTCATGGCAAGAAGGTGCTCGGTGCCATTGACAATGCCATTCACCATCTGGATAATGTAAAACAGACCCTGGCTGCCCTCAGCAAGCAGCACGCGAGCTAA